The Rhodopirellula islandica genome contains the following window.
TCCAAGAGCTCAAACGACAAGGCATCGCCGCTGGCGTCTACACACAGACGACGGATGTTGAAGGAGAAATCAACGGGCTGATGACCTATGACCGCGAGGTGATCAAAATCCCAGCCGAGGAGTTGGTCGAACTTCATGCACCGCTTCTCGAACCAACCGCTTCAGCCAACTCCAACGAATGAACTTCTAACAACTGAAGTGAATCAAAAGTATCTTTTCGCTCGGATCGTTTTCGGTCCGAGCGTTTTCTTTTGCAGGATCAACTTGTTGCATCGCTCCATCGGCAACGCGACAATCCGTGGCTCTCGCTAAGCAGGTACGCAGGTGTCATCGGGTATGTGAGCCGTTGGCGTTAGCCACGGTTTTCACGCGCAACCGGGGCGAACGCCCAAACGGCTCACATGGTTGTGCCCGATCATTCCAGCCGACCTGCTTATCACGCCCCTTCCGTCTCAAACCAAGCCATCATTCGATCCCAGACTCCCCCCAATTCCTTCCCACCACAATGAGGAAATCACCCTGATGATTCGCCCCCACCTGAAATTTCTGCGACAACGAACTCCGATTCGTTCGCTGGCCACCTGCCTGCTGCTTTTTCTGAATCCCTTCGCAACGGACACCGCGGCAGCAACCGTCGATGACAAGCGTCCCAATGTGCTACTTGTGTTCATTGACGACATGGGCTGGGAAGACTTCTCATGCTTTGGAAACCACGACGCCCAAACACCGCACATCGACGAGATGGCGAGTGAGGGCGTTCGTTTCGAACAATTCTATGTGAACTCGCCGATTTGCTCGCCATCAAGAACGGCCATCTCAACCGGCCACTACCCACAACGTTGGCGAATTGGCTCCTACCTCAGCAATCGCGACCACAACGAACAACGCGGAATCGCTCAGTGGCTCGATCCCAAGGCTCCGATGCTGGCCCGTTCGCTGAAACAATCCGGGTACGCTACCGGTCACTTTGGCAAGTGGCACATGGGCGGGCAGCGGAATGTCGATGACGCACCATACATCACCGAGTACGGCTTCGATGAGTCGCTCACGAACTTTGAAGGCATGGGCCCAAAGCTGCTGCCTCTGACGCTGAAACCGGGCGATGAAGAACCCGGACGAATCTGGGCCGATGCTGAACGACTCGGCGATGGTTACCGTTGGATGCAGCGTTCGGAAATCACTGGCGGATTCGTCGACGCTGCGATTCCCTTCATTCAGCGTGCGAAAGCCAAGCAGCAGCCGTTCTACATCAACCTGTGGCCCGACGATGTCCACTCGCCCTTCTGGCCACCGGTGGATCAATGGGCGGACGGCAAACGCGGTTTGTACCTTTCCGTGTTGGAAGAAATGGATCGCCAACTCGGCAAACTATTCGACGTGATTCGGAACGACGAAGAACTTCGCAACAACACGCTGGTATTGATTTGCTCGGACAACGGGCCCGAAAAGGACGCCGGTTCGGCAGGTCCCTTCCGCGGCTACAAAACCCATCTCTACGAAGGTGGTCTTCGTTCGTCACTGATTGCCTGGGGCCCTGGCCTCGTCAAACGCTCTGGCGAGGTGGACCGCACGTCGGTCTTCTCGGCAATCGATTTGGTTCCGACCCTGTTGGACCTGACGAGCAGCGATCACCCTGCCGGAGCCCAATTCGACGGTGAGTCGGTATTGTCTGCGATCACCGGTGACGGTGGATCACGAACCTCCCCGTTGTTCTTTCGCAGGCCTCCTGATCGCGATGCCTACTACGGCGTGAGCGACCTACCCGACCTGGCGATGCGAAAGGGAAAATGGAAACTGCTGTGTGAATACGACGGTTCTTCCGCCGAGTTGTACAACCTCAACGAAGATCGAGGAGAAACCACTGACGTCGCTGCAGCGCACCCCAACGTGGTCCAAGAAATGTCCGTCGCGGTGGTTGCCTGGCACCGTTCGCTCCCCAACGACAACGGCGCCACCTACCGCGACAAGCCGAGAAAGAAAGGCCGCCCCCGTTGAGGAGGGCGACCTTTCATGCGTCTTGAAGCAGGCTCACCTGAACTCATCTCACGATGAGTTCAAGTGCCCTGGCTCAGCGATAGTTGTCTTCGTAGTTCTCAGTTTGTTGCTGAGCCTGCTCTTCGTAGTCTTGAAGTTCTTGTTCGGTCATCGGACCATCTTCGGATTCGACAACGGTGTTCCCACCTGGTCCACATCCGGTGAAGGTGAGCGGCATGCCAGCAACGAGGGCAACCAAGCACAGCCGTTTCATCCAAGAGGTATCATTCATTGAGTTCGCTCGATTCTAAAAAGGGTTTGAAATAGAAATCAAAGGATGGTGCCGCGACGGCGTTCAGCTACCCAGCGGGCAGCTTTCAAGCGGACAAGGCACCATCCCATCAGACGAGGAAGGGATCAGAACGCCCCTTCGATCGTCTCCTTGCCGTTCCGAGTGCCAAGTGCACCCCAAACGCCATAGGGCGATTCCGCCCCAGGGCTGTTGTTGGCCCAGATCACTTCGGCGTGGATGTTGCCTGCGTCAATGCTGTCGGTGATGAACTTCACCGCGCCATCGCCGAGCACGACATGAACGCCGCCCTGGTGCTGACTGCTTGGCGGAGCGATCGCCCAGGCGGAATCCGAACGGTTTGGCATCACCATCTCACGGTTCGGAGGAAGAATCGTGTTGAATGCAGAATAGATCGTGGCACCATCTGCCCAACGAAAACCGCGGCCATAACCTGAGTTGAGGTTACGAACGATCGAGTCCGTGGTGTCCAACCAGAATTGTGGTCGAGCAGGATCTTTGGCAGCCGTCGTGTCAGCCCAGCCTGGGTCCGAACCAAGTTGAGTAAAACCTGGACCAACTGCCGCATCAGTGTTGATCGCACGCGGGTTCACGTGGGTTGCCATTTCGCCCAACATGATCGTGTTGCTGAGCCCGTCCGTGACGTCACGGAAACGCATCAAAGGACGTGTGCGGGCTTGGCCCAATCCTTTGATACCGTTGACCGTGTTGCGGAAGATGAAAAATCCACGCAACGACTGGT
Protein-coding sequences here:
- a CDS encoding sulfatase-like hydrolase/transferase, giving the protein MIRPHLKFLRQRTPIRSLATCLLLFLNPFATDTAAATVDDKRPNVLLVFIDDMGWEDFSCFGNHDAQTPHIDEMASEGVRFEQFYVNSPICSPSRTAISTGHYPQRWRIGSYLSNRDHNEQRGIAQWLDPKAPMLARSLKQSGYATGHFGKWHMGGQRNVDDAPYITEYGFDESLTNFEGMGPKLLPLTLKPGDEEPGRIWADAERLGDGYRWMQRSEITGGFVDAAIPFIQRAKAKQQPFYINLWPDDVHSPFWPPVDQWADGKRGLYLSVLEEMDRQLGKLFDVIRNDEELRNNTLVLICSDNGPEKDAGSAGPFRGYKTHLYEGGLRSSLIAWGPGLVKRSGEVDRTSVFSAIDLVPTLLDLTSSDHPAGAQFDGESVLSAITGDGGSRTSPLFFRRPPDRDAYYGVSDLPDLAMRKGKWKLLCEYDGSSAELYNLNEDRGETTDVAAAHPNVVQEMSVAVVAWHRSLPNDNGATYRDKPRKKGRPR
- a CDS encoding DUF1559 domain-containing protein, which produces MIKTEQRSGRDAFTLVELLVVIAIIGVLVGLLLPAVQAAREAARRMSCGNNMKQLGLSIHNYHSAFNGLPPNGGGTDNTAGSQTTQNGNAGNGRRISWLIPILPYVEQQALWEQISNPMDSDGDGTVNYPAMGPRAWDRNYTPWMTDIGTFRCPSDPGVGSPAMGRSNYACSYGDGLHYGDVGPLNASGGFYYEDSGRANQVNQSLRGFFIFRNTVNGIKGLGQARTRPLMRFRDVTDGLSNTIMLGEMATHVNPRAINTDAAVGPGFTQLGSDPGWADTTAAKDPARPQFWLDTTDSIVRNLNSGYGRGFRWADGATIYSAFNTILPPNREMVMPNRSDSAWAIAPPSSQHQGGVHVVLGDGAVKFITDSIDAGNIHAEVIWANNSPGAESPYGVWGALGTRNGKETIEGAF